The following proteins are co-located in the Bombus pyrosoma isolate SC7728 linkage group LG12, ASM1482585v1, whole genome shotgun sequence genome:
- the LOC122573940 gene encoding DNA-directed RNA polymerase II subunit RPB9, with protein MSKIGGYDTHDDGPGFVGIRFCQECNNMLYPKEDKENKVLMYACRNCDFKQLADSNCIYVNKIMHEIDELTHIVADVISDPTLPRTEEHPCPKCNHREAVFFQAQTRRAEEEMRLYYVCTNQHCSHRWTE; from the exons ATGTCCAAAATAGGCGGTTATGATACGCACGATGATGGTCCAGGTTTCGTCGGCATTAGATTTTGCCAAGAATGTAATAACATGTTATATCCAAAAGAAGATAAGGAGAATAAAGTATTAATGTACGCA tgcAGAAATTGTGATTTCAAACAACTTGCTGATAGCAATTGTATctacgtaaataaaattatgcacGAAATAGA CGAGTTGACACACATTGTTGCGGATGTCATATCAGACCCTACTTTACCAAGAACTGAAGAGCATCCGTGTCCAAAGTGTAACCACAGAGAAGCAGTATTCTTTCAAGCACAAACAAGACgagcagaagaagaaatgaGATTATATTACGTGTGTACTAACCAACATTGCTCTCATAGGTGGACAGAATGA
- the LOC122573933 gene encoding hsp70-binding protein 1: MGAAQTTKVTEKMENSQHPNSREKTEEQPRINSNARPLSIEGPSNMNNTDPQVFEPLPNQPRQPTTVQGLLRFAVEAGNSQNRNSNIQLQPMDEERREFLKQTLSSLSCNVTEELQKAIKLLSNVVDLRPDNDTTEHESALERIADFVDNIDIANDFYKIGGFTIFGPCLNCPHSSIRWRAADIIAELAQNNPFCQERFLETGLFPTLLNMIDTDPAETVKIKALYAISCIVRGHPISLKYMDINDGYSVLLRAMQSSIKKLQIKSAFLLSSLCNKENVNNLKLTLVNMGLIEQAIGLLAIGDLLPEIRDQLLNILDGLTNDDFLPALKECRRPELDLQSTLEQYIRDLKQEENPEQVDVCYRVLKKVFSDQDTNQER, from the exons atgGGTGCAGCGCAGACGACTAAAGTTACAGAAAAAATGGAGAA TTCTCAACATCCAAACAGTCGAGAAAAAACAGAAGAACAACCTCGCATAAACAGCAACGCGAGGCCACTATCAATTGAAGGACCATCTAACATGAATAACACTGATCCGCAAGTATTTGAACCATTACCAAACCAACCTAGGCAACCAACAACTGTGCAAGGATTGCTTAGATTTGCTGTAGAAGCAGGCAATTCTCAGAATAGAAACAGTAATATCCAATTACAACCTATGGATGAAGAA AGGCGTGAATTTCTGAAACAAACACTCAGCTCATTATCGTGTAATGTAACTGAAGAACTACAGAAAGCTATTAAATTGTTGTCGAATGTAGTTGACCTACGGCCAGACAATGACACAACAGAACATGAATCTGCATTAGAAAGGATTGCAGATTTTGTAGATAATATAGATATTGctaatgatttttataaaataggaGGTTTTACAATATTTGGTCCATGTTTAAACTGTCCTCATAGCAGTATTAGATGGAGAGCAGCAGATATAATTGCCGAGCTAGCTCAAAATAATCCCTTTTGCCAAGAAAGATTTCTAGAAACTGGCCTATTTCCCACATTATTGAATATGATAGATACAGATCCTGCAGAAACTGTTAAGATCAAAGCTCTATATGCAATTTCCT GCATTGTTCGAGGGCATCCAATATCCCTGAAATACATGGACATAAACGATGGATATTCTGTCCTCTTGAGAGCTATGCAAAGTTCGATAAAGAAGTTGCAAATTAAATCTGCGTTTCTCTTATCGTCTCTTTGTAAcaaggaaaatgtaaataacttaaaattaaCCTTGGTAAATATGGGTTTGATCGAGCAAGCGATAGGTTTACTGGCCATCGGTGATCTGCTTCCAGAGATAAG AGATCAATTGTTAAATATCCTCGATGGTTTGACCAACGATGATTTTCTGCCTGCTTTAAAAGAATGTCGGCGCCCGGAACTGGACTTACAATCTACATTGGAGCAATACATAAGGGATTTAAAGCAAGAAGAAAATCCCGAGCaggtagatgtatgttatcgGGTGTTGAAGAAAGTTTTCTCTGATCAAGATACAAATCAAGAAAGATAA